The Nicotiana tomentosiformis chromosome 2, ASM39032v3, whole genome shotgun sequence genome includes the window ttaccaactggaatgaagtatgcgaacttggttagccgatccacagtcacccaaatagcatcgaacgtCCTCGAattccgtgggagcctaactacaaaatccatggtgatccgctcccatttccactctggaatctctagcctctgaagcaatccacccggtctctatTGCTCATACTTTACATGCTGATAGTTgaggcaccaagctacaaaccccactaaatccttcttcattcttttccaataataatgctacctcaagtcccggtacatctttgcggtacccggatgaatgaaataccgcgaactgtgggcctcctcaagaatcaactcacgtagcccatccatattaggcatacAAATCCGACCCCGCATCCTCAACAccctatcatccccaatagtcacatctgtagcatcaccgtgttgaactgtgtccttaaggacaagcaaatgagggtcatcatactgtcgtcctctgatgcgatcataaaaagaagatcgagaaaccacacaagccaaaactatgctcggctcagaaacatccaatctgacaaactagttggccaaggcctgaacgtccaaggctaaaggcctctctgctactggcagatatgctaaactccccaaactctccgccttgcaactcaaggcatcagccacgaCATTTGCCTTTCTAGGATGATAGAGGATGGTGATgccataatccttaagcagctccaaccgtcaacgctgccgcaagttaagatcattctgtttaaacaaatgctgtagactccggtgatcggtgaaaacctcacaaggaacaccatacaaatagtgccccagatcttcaaggcatgaacaatggatgctaactcgaggtcgtggacatgatagttcttctcatgtaccttcaactgtctagatgcgtaggaaatcaccctaccatcctgcatcaacactgcaccgagaccaatgcgcgacacatcacaatatacggtataggaccccgaactagtaggcaacaccaacactggggttgtagtcaaagcagtcttgagattttgaaagctctcctcacaatcttcgatccacctaaacggagcacccttctgggtcaatctggtcataggtgctgcaacaaacgagaaaccctctacaaaccgacggtaataccctgccaagccaagaaaatttcggatctccgtagctgaggacggtttgggccaactctgaaccacctttatcttcttcagatctaccttgatcccctcactcgataccacaTGGCCCAAAAATACCACTGAATCTTGCCAGAAATCACACtttgctgctcatgatcctcccggctccgggaatacaccaaaataccgtcaataaacataatggcgaacgagtcaagatagggctgaaatacactgttcatcaaatgcatgaatgttgctggggcgttggtcagcccaaaagacatcacaaggacctcgtaatgaccataccgagtcctgaaagcagtcttcaggatatctggctcccaaatcttcaactgatgatagcctgaacgcaagttgatcttagaaaacaccatgacaccctgaagttgatcaaataggtcatcaatacgtggtaatggatacatgttcttcactgcaACCTTGTTCagcattcgcatagaaccatccttcttctttacaaacaagacaggagcaccccaaggcgacacactaggcctaattaaccccttatcaaggagttcatgcagctgctccttcaattacttcaactcagccggtgccattcgatacgatggaatagaaatgggctgagtgtccggcgccaagtcaataccaaaatcaatatccctgtcgggcggcatgcccggcatgtctgcaggaaacacatccggaaaatctcgcaccaccgggaCAAAattaatagtaggagtatcagctcCAACATccttcacaaaggccaaataagataaacaatacTTCCCAACTATCCGCGGGGCctttaaatatgaaatcactctactcgGAGACATGGTCTAGAGAACAtatccactcgatccttggcaaccccagcAATGCCAACATCACGGTTTTAGcttgacaatccagaatagcatgacacggagacaaccaattcatacccaagatCTCATcgaagtctaccatactaagcaataagatatcaactctagtcttcaatcccccaatagtcactacacacgaccgatatacacggtccacaacaatagtatcacccactggCGTATATATacgaacagatgaaactaagaactcacggggcatatctagataataaGCAAAATATGACTATACATACGAATacgaaccagggtcaaataatgcagaggcatccctgtggcatactgagacaatacatgtgatcactgcatcggagGCAACAatatctggtctggtagggatAGCATAGAATTGGGCCTGATCGCCTCTTGctggccttcccctctagggtgacctctagttGTCTGGGCCCCACCTAAAACTGGCTGAGTGGGTAGCGTAACTGCTGGTGCTAGTGCCATCGGCCGAGACCTCTGTTGTGGAGCCCCATTCAACAACCTAGGGCAGtctctcttgatatgaccaaagtTTCGGCACTTGAAACATCCTCTCCTATGACGGAACCACTGCTCTTGATAACTCGTGGAACTACCTGTAGAAGCTTGAGCAGATGAGGCATGATAaaaactctgcgctggtagtgcattGAATGAAGACTAGCCTGAATAAGCACTGTAATAATCGTAGCTAGCTGATgcgccacgatgagctggacgagtcatttgagcgggcctataaggacgacccctgctgtggcAGGACTGCCCCTTAGAACGTACACCACCGAAACTGCtcgaatctcgaggcctcttggcctccctcgcaCCCCGCTCCTGGCTacaaaccatctctatctgctgggcaatgtcaaccacctcgtcaaaggTGGCAGTAGATACCCTTTCTCTAGTCACAAGCAACCGCAGCTGATacatgaggccatcaatgaacctcatgatcctctccctatcaatgggaatcaaccaaactgcatgacgagctaactcagaaaacctcatctcgtactgggtcacagacatgacATCCTGCCGAAGTCACTCAAACTCTCTACGCAGCTCTTCCCTTGAAAGTGGTGTTGCACCGACCAGCTTGCGCTtttcataagcctcccaccatctgatggcaaacccagaaaactaaaaaatagtgaacgagaccccactggtctccagaatatctATTGTGTGAAGCATCCGCTGGAACTTGTCCAAGAAAACCTGGGCATCCGCCGACTCAGCTCTGCTAAATAATGGAGGCTGATGCAGGCCGAAGCCTCTCAAACCTCACAAGTCTCATCTGCTCATCATTAGTCATAACAGGGAcaaccggggcctgagcagctgcaaccggatGGGCTGGTAGCACCTTCGGTGTCTGAAGCCCCTGCATcgcctgctctggagtatgggcagcgggggtatgagtaccttccctcggcctaagaagtggctgtcaatatctgggccaacgcatcatgaaggcttggaatcacaattggcacaactggtgcctgggctggccccactggctcaactacatctggaacctgctcctgagctggagcaactggtggatctgcaggtgcagctctagctgctgtacgagctgcacctctacccctaccatgACCTCGGCCTCTCATGGCCCTAGTTGGTgatactggtggctgtccatcctgcccggtAACACGTGTaatcaccatctatgagagaatagaatacaaaagtttagttaCCGAAAAAAACAAATCCAcacgacaagaatgcaagaatgtgaaatttcctaagggtccggcagcctctcgaagataacgacagacgtctccgtaccgatccacaagactctactaaacctgctcatgactcatgaaatCTATGTAACCTAGGCCCCGGTaccaatttgtcatgacccaaaatcctaacctgtcgtgatggcgcctattgtggtactaggcaagccgacatttataaaataactccaacacttaacagaaaacAGATTTAAAATAGGTTAAATGACAACAACTTCTCATAAACGggatagaaaatccaaaatacaactcgaaaATTCCTAACATcgaggtgtcactgagtacatgagcatctatacatcaccagTCTGAAAAATAcaggatgtagtatgagtacaaccaactcagcaagtaacaatactaaataaggaactgaaagtagtgacgagctttacagttatagttcaattaccgTGATTTTAACacggaaggtaggcatgctttcacgttcgacaattaaggccaaaacagtaatttcatgacAAGTTCAATTGAAAGAGAGTGCATTATCTTTCAGAAAATTACCAAGAGAGTGATACATGGCAGCTAAGAGCAACaaatatgaaatcaaatgcatcctctcagggccacagtcactcagccctcccactcactcagcactcggcactcgcactcagtaggtatctgcgctcattgggggtgtgtgcagatttcggaggggctccttcagcccaagagctataatccgcacggataactcacgtgctataatataatatatggatccgcacggataacgcacgtactatagtataatatctggatccgcatggataacgcacgtactatagtataatatctggatccgtacggataactcacgtgctatagtataatacctcacaatcaggccctcgacctcgctcagttatcaacctctccagtctctcgggctctcagaaatcataataagTAGCTCaaataacaatgatatgatgcatcaacatgaacaatagagactgagatgtaatatacaaaTAAGCTGTGACTGATTACAagacaataatttagcagataattcaacatgtacatgacctctatgggtccctacaATGCACACACATAGTCAAAACATGATTTgcggttcaatttctctaatacatggagagtaagcagataacaacagattattcactACACAATCCCATGGAATTTGATCaaatcacaattcctacggtgcacgcccatacgcatgtcacctagcatacgcgtcacctcaaaacaaaACACAAGACACGTAATACGGGGTTTTGTACCCTCAAaatcaaatttagaactgttacttacctcaatccgagcaaatctctactccaatataaCCTTGCCTCATGAAACGGCCTCTGAATTCctcgaatctaaccataaatAATGCGacataatcaatacgggctaaaggaatcaacttcataagaaaatgctaagttattaatcaaaattcgGCTAAAaatccggcccccgggcccatgtctcgaaattcgataaaagtcacaaaacccgaaagcccactcaaccacgagtccaaccatacaaatattatcaaaatccgacaccaaatcgtcacccaaatccccaaatcatactctccaaatccctagcctcaaactcctaatctacaccttaaatacataccAACTAGGTGGAAATATCAATGGAAAAAaattttatttatcaaaattggcacaagggacttacctcaagaatcccatCGAAAACGCTCTCACAAATCGCCTAAACCGTGATTGAAATGTTAAAagtgaagccaaaatcgcgaacccttgcttttaaacattctgtccagcactttcgcttctacggaaacttaaccgcatctgcggcatcCAAGAAGTGACCAAAATTCTGCTTCTTTGGTGAACCACTGGAGCTGGgcctccgcttttgcggtcctttCCCCCGCATAtgtgccatcgcaggtgcggaattgccTATCGTACCTGCGCAAACATCCGCTTTTGCACCCATCACTCCGCtcctgcgaccacgcaggtgcggaaacatcttcgcacctgtgaccattGTCCTCCCCATGTctggccgcatctgcgctcctcagCTCGCACCTGCAAGCTCGAAcatgcgatcaaagctccgcaggtgcgattacacgagCAGACTTCATCAGTCCTCCAACTCAAACTTTGATCCGAAAACCTTCCGAAAATCACCCtgaggccccggggacctcaatcaagcataccaacaagtcttaacacctcatacgaacttaatcgagggTTTAAACCACCtcgaacaatatcaaaaatacgaatcgaaTCGCATATAAATTCAAGTATAATAATTTTTAAAgtcccaatttctacaaacgatatcgaaatctatcaaatcacgtctgattgaccccaaattttgcacacaagtcaaaaatgacattacggacctacttcaactttcagaattggaatccgaccccgatatcaaaaagtccactctcgatcaaacttttcaaaaattccaacttttgccatttcaagcctaattctactacggacttccaaatcataacccggacacgctcctaagtgcaACATCctgtcaatcatttcaacttaagctttcaaccttgagactaagtgtcttatttcattcTGAAATTACTCCGGAACCGAAGCGACTACCccgtcaagtcacataacagctataaagtacagaataagcagtaaatgggggaacaatgCTATAACTTTCAAAACgaccggacgggtcgttacaataaccaTGTTCGTCCATTAGAATTTGTTAATGTTTCAAGAAGAATTTTTGAAAGTAGAATCAACTTTGCTGACGTTGCAATTGGATTAAGCAATTTTTATTCTTTATTAGATGTGATATCTGTTTGTTGGTGTTTTAAATGTTTTGACATCTCATTCCCATCACAGGAACAAAAGTAACTTTTACCATCCCTGGTCGGAAAAGATAAACAGAAAATTTCTCTTCCATTCTTTCTGTTAGCCTCCTTCCCCCTCCGTATCTCCTTTTTTATTTCAAATTACTAAACTTCTTTATTTCTAAACCCTCAAATTCACATAGCTTTTTCAATCCTTTtctcaataaattattttgaatGCCATACACATCTCTAAATTTGGTAGGCAATGTTCACTGGCCGAAAACTAGAGCAACAAGGTTTTGACAAAAAAGGGAAGGGTTAAAAATAGAGCTACGTGTCGGCTCCTAGTGCTAATCAGCACAATTAGAAAGAACTAAGTCTAAATAAAGTCCCGTTAGCAAGCTAGGGTATTTTTAGCCCAAAAATGTAACGGCAAAATATAAATGGACCCAACTTCTAATGAGGGTAAATCTAGACATTTTAAATAGCaaatttggaccttttccctATTATTATTACAATTATCCTCCCTTGTACATCCAAATGTGTTGTAAAAGTATTACACATAACAGCCTCCCTGGCAAGAGCATAAAATATGCTACTTTATTGCCTTTTGTTAGAATATGTGATATTATAACATTGCGCCTATTTCTGAGTTCCTAAAACTCCTCTACCCATCGAACTATGGTCCATGGAGGCTTCCAGTTTCCATCTAACGCATTCTTTAGAAACAAAGAATTAGTTTGTAGAATAATATGTGAAACCTGAGAGTTGACACAATATCTGATAGCCTCAAGAATAGTGTAATATgcccaatattttggctaatggagtccatctcacataagcataagcatattttcaaagtgtagactttgttggcaatattctttagtactcaaaaatattgcattgtgtggtggatatcatttgcacaagttgtatcttttcttttacaactaagaggccaagacttttttccCTATAATAGGAAAGgacattagttcattttaaacacaccaacaagacttgagtcttcatttcttgtttcttcctttcctcatttattaaaagtattttgtatgagagttaagtgttgggaagcacttgtgtgaaccctttctttgaagtgatcttgtgaggttattaccttagggtatttgggattaattagagatatttactctaattttgtactctcttttatactcttgttggtatagtgaaattacTTCTCTttgcttgtggacgtaggtcgcACTGATCGAATCACATTAAATCGGTGTCttttttatctactttaatttccgttattatcaacttgcattgtctttgctattgtcattataacattgtttgactaaatttcgcactacccgagttcccgatcctaacaaattggtatcagagccagatctaaccggaTTTGTTTTAGTAGCCAATATGACTTTAACAaagacttatgttgagaaatttgatcaAAGTGCAAACTTCAAAATGTgccaattaaagatggaagctatcttAATTTAGGATCGCTTAGATCTgacgttgcaaggaaaggagaggAAGCCAGATAAAATAACGGACGATGAGTTtgtcgtcatagacaaaaaggcaaaatcaAGTATCATCTTAATtatctcaaatgaggttttacgtgaagtttctatagaaaccacagccaaaggcacgcgggaaaaattaaaaactttATATATGAAGAGGAGGATGAAAAATAGACTTTAtgtgaagcagaagctttatacaattcgtatgtgtgaaggtacctctattctctcatcttgacacctttgattccattcttatggatttgagtaatatagatgttgaaattaaagatgaggatcaagccgtgttactgctttcttctctacccccatcttttaagcatataagagatactatgctttatgcaaaggataatatctcttataagaatattaaatctatcttaaaatcaaaagaacatatagatagtgatattactaggGAAGTCAGttgaactcaagcggaagttggcttgtttgttagggaaAATTCCGactcaaaatccagatacaataatttagagtgtcgccattgtcataagaaaggtcacattatctccgaatgctataagctgaaaaataaagaaaagcataaggaaaggaaaaatgagcacaaaaatactgacactgccgaagcaagtgtagctgctgatgagactgagggaactatttttttagcaactaataatagtttcaaatctaacaatgagtgaattttagattcgggttgttcttatcatatgtgtcccaatcgggatttatttaccaAATATGAATCTATtgaaggtggagttgtcttgatgggcaacaatgttgtctgcaaagtttttgaaaaagatacagtccgaatcaaaatgcacgatggtgtgatGAGAATTCTCACcaatgttagacatgttcctgacttgaagaaaaatctcatctctttgggcactgtagaatctcttgggtgcaagtacgtAGGTGACGGTGGAGTTCTGAAAGtatctcatggtgctcttgtgatcatgaaagcacacagatctggtttgTTGTATACTTTAtgggatccactgttataggTCATACTACaatttcggtatcagacaacttgtctgattttgatggcattaaattttgacatatgcccattgggacTTTTGCGGATAGGGTGGAGCAATTTACTATATCATCCAAAATTAGGCTAAGGTGGAGATTTATAATATGCctaatattttggctaatggagtccatctcacataagcataagcataaacatatttgcaaagtgtagactttgttgacaatattctttgggatccaaaaatattgcattgtatggtggatatcatttgcacaagttataTCTTTTCTTTTACAACTAAGAGACCacgacttttttgcctataaaaggaaaggacattagttcattttaaatacaccaacaagacttgagtcttcatttcttatttgttcctttattaagagtgttttgtataagagttaagtgttgggaagcacttgtgtgaacctttTCTTTgtagtgatcttgtgaggttattcccttagggtatttgggattaattagagtatttactctaattttgtactcttgttggtacagtaaaattgctcttcgcttgtggacgtaggttacACTGACCTAACCATGTTAAATTGGTGtattctttatctactttaattgccgttattatcaacttgcattgtctttgctATTGTTATTATAATATTGTTTgactaaatttcgcactacccgagttcccgatcctaacaaatagCAACTGCTTCAGCTTTTGTATTTATAGCACAAACCTATTTCCTTTGCCTGAGCATGAATTAAACACCTGCAGAATTCCTCACACAAATTATGCTAAAGGGATGGCCTCATGATTTTCACCAAATTATGCTCTGTACTATCCACCCGTATTTGACTCGACTCACAAAAATATTGCCTCCATGTTTGAAGGTATTTCTTCTCTTTCGCACTCCCAAATGATTATTTATAGCATAACATAAAGATAAAGCTGCAGGCTGGGAACAAGTAGAGCTTGCCACCATATCAGAATAACCTGATAAAGTTGTTGCCCCTCAATAGATATTCTTACACACGACACAAAGTAGGACCAAGTCCTGTTAGCAGTGGGTGAAAAGAGAAATCGGTGTCCTCCCTTGGATTCTCATAACACTAACATCTAGATGGTAATTCATGCCCCATTCTTCTTAAAGCATCATTAAGAGGAAGCTTAAACTTTCAGGTTCTCCacataaaaaatgagattttgaaTGGCAATCCTTTTATCCACATAAACTTGTATATATTGTTTGTCTGTCTTCTATATCTATTGTAATCCCAAGCTGACAACTTTGAACTCTCCATTGGATTCAAACATCCACAGGAGGCTTGACTTCTTCCACAATGTGTTGCACTATATCTTCATGCAAATACCCATTCAGCTTGTCCAGATTCAATCCTCTTTTTTCTACAAATTCTCTAATAGTATGCACATCTTCCCTGCACCAAAATTCTACAGGAGTTACAATATAAAGAGCACCTAAACTTATGTAGTGGTCAAACTAAAACTTAGATGATCTCCCCTTTAATTACCACCAAATTTGACGCTCTACTATAAATTCCTACATTGTAGAATTTTTCTCCAAATATGAGATCCATTTCTCCATTGAACAATGATTGGATCCATTTTCCTACGGTACTTATTCTTCATATATTTACCCCATAAagaagagtttgttcgaaagtttCACCATAATTGTGACGATCCAAAATCCTACCAAGATCGTGATGGTACTCAACCtaacccattaggtaagccaataaTAAACCaaagaaagacaaaaaaaaagGGTAATTAGTTGCTATGTTATAAATAAAGTATATAATAAGTCTGAATTAGatataataactcaacaacacTGCATTAATTTCAAAATCGGGTAATATAGAGTCATGAGCTATAAAAATAGAGTGCATCTGAGTCTCATATACAAGAGTACTGTATGAAACAAGATAAATAGTATGATAGATAAGAAGGAAACTCCGTAAACTGCGAATCCAACATAGCAGCTCACCACGAAGTCTCTTAAGGCCAAGCTACTAAGCACCCTCTTGGTCGCCACTTGGACTAACACTAGGATccgtacaaaaat containing:
- the LOC138906126 gene encoding uncharacterized protein; the encoded protein is MSVTQYEMRFSELARHAVWLIPIDRERIMRFIDGLMYQLRLLVTRERVSTATFDEVVDIAQQIEMVCSQERGAREAKRPRDSSSFGGVRSKGQSCHSRGRPYRPAQMTRPAHRGASASYDYYSAYSG